In Holophagales bacterium, one DNA window encodes the following:
- a CDS encoding DUF4384 domain-containing protein yields MSIRSSSRLVAVLLAGTLAAAAGLRAAEPPSPTPKGAKALFGEGMSERFLPREAQGGSAAMNATNQVTEAQLTSFYKPPEFPGVAYSLEVLQPGDTNVRTVEDPYRWEFRSGDRIRLRIVPNFAGYAYVLQAKDQDNLVYPASFGSQENFVRAGQECYVPVTGWLRLVDPAEPFTMKVLFRPGTVDYPLNRPEPNPAVARVALQSAVSREWTLQRGSKGMVYESDRSYVDVPATPGTAPSAAPSVAGGGTIDRATYNTTYAVRTSRDEGAGDAIALEIPIRQVGR; encoded by the coding sequence ATGTCGATTCGCAGCAGCAGCCGCCTCGTCGCCGTTCTGCTCGCCGGCACCCTTGCCGCCGCCGCGGGTCTTCGCGCCGCCGAACCACCGTCGCCCACACCGAAAGGGGCCAAGGCGCTCTTCGGCGAGGGGATGTCGGAGAGGTTCCTGCCGCGGGAAGCCCAGGGGGGCTCGGCAGCGATGAACGCCACCAATCAGGTCACCGAGGCTCAGCTCACGTCGTTCTACAAGCCGCCGGAGTTCCCCGGCGTGGCCTACTCGCTCGAGGTGCTGCAACCGGGCGACACCAACGTGCGCACGGTCGAGGATCCCTACCGCTGGGAGTTCCGCAGCGGCGACCGGATCCGCCTGCGCATCGTGCCGAACTTCGCCGGCTACGCCTACGTCCTGCAGGCCAAAGACCAGGACAACCTCGTCTACCCGGCCTCGTTCGGCTCACAGGAGAACTTCGTCCGTGCCGGCCAGGAGTGCTATGTGCCGGTGACCGGATGGCTGCGCCTGGTCGATCCCGCCGAGCCGTTCACCATGAAGGTTCTCTTCCGCCCCGGCACGGTCGACTATCCGCTGAATCGCCCCGAGCCCAACCCCGCCGTGGCGCGGGTGGCGCTGCAGTCGGCGGTCAGCCGCGAGTGGACGCTGCAGCGTGGCTCGAAGGGGATGGTCTACGAGAGCGACCGCTCTTACGTCGACGTTCCGGCGACACCGGGCACCGCGCCATCCGCCGCACCGTCCGTCGCGGGTGGCGGAACGATCGATCGCGCCACCTACAACACCACCTACGCGGTTCGCACCTCGCGCGACGAGGGGGCGGGCGACGCCATCGCCCTCGAGATCCCCATCCGCCAGGTCGGACGCTAG
- a CDS encoding tetratricopeptide repeat protein: MTKPVRIYLLMALTLLGCASSGKSSDGAARVAMEAGKQYAQSGLYDQAITRFKEAIAEDDELAAAYMNLGVCYIQKGRDYYATAREVLELAAKQDDGEKDPLVWYNLTVIYTLTDVYDKALDALDRALGFGFNDYDALRTDKDLRELRKREQFRAVLERHNVFL; this comes from the coding sequence ATGACGAAGCCCGTACGCATCTACCTGCTCATGGCGCTCACGCTGCTCGGCTGTGCCAGCAGCGGCAAGTCGAGCGACGGAGCGGCACGCGTCGCCATGGAGGCCGGCAAGCAGTATGCCCAGTCCGGCCTCTACGACCAGGCGATCACCCGCTTCAAGGAAGCGATCGCCGAGGACGACGAGCTCGCCGCCGCCTACATGAACCTCGGCGTCTGCTACATCCAGAAGGGGCGCGACTACTACGCGACCGCGCGCGAGGTCCTCGAGCTCGCCGCCAAGCAGGACGACGGCGAGAAGGACCCGCTGGTCTGGTACAACCTGACGGTGATCTACACGCTGACCGACGTCTACGACAAGGCACTCGACGCCCTCGACCGTGCGCTCGGCTTCGGCTTCAACGACTACGACGCGCTGCGCACCGACAAGGACCTGCGCGAGCTGCGCAAGCGCGAACAGTTCCGCGCCGTGCTCGAGCGCCACAACGTGTTCCTCTGA